A region from the Tachysurus vachellii isolate PV-2020 chromosome 25, HZAU_Pvac_v1, whole genome shotgun sequence genome encodes:
- the gramd1c gene encoding protein Aster-C isoform X1: protein MTHVTKSTTAGDTTVDSSPAGVISEDLHEGLSILIPQSSPTSYKQRSEEFKKTFKEVSESERLIVEYTCALQKEILLQGRLFLTENWICFHSNVFWGTKITVNMKDITSMSREKTARLIPNAIQIVQSNAEKLFFTSFAAREKSYQSIFRLWQNFLLEKQLTSQELWQMVKQHYGNDLGLSQEEMESMQMMVDTVAHNQPSLNMKADDHAVKLERPSSLRLPQIEQTSLETSTPQGDDTQSSLGLQSMLSPNRDDVRSTPSQPRSPNLSLDRFSNERASKHSSLSLDLNANEGRLSDNSLSDSMEEAERDYLSQASQGRLYMNRVFRFSAEKMFELLFTDSYFARRFMTDRKITGATSTSWQRDASGSMKRSLNYTITINNPLVGKFSTATENQTLYKESREGQYYLVDSEVYTHDVPYHDYFYTLNRYCIIRNSKHKCRLRIYTDVKYKKQPWGFVKSFITKNSWSGLEDYFRHLEAELLEEEAELTQGSGDVGKGGLRRRRRTYSRTLQEHKRPSRQYSVDPEQQRESSIGAADTQNKQKWNITSIIVGMSLILLILTILNLGLFFKLWAMEDVAHRMYLSTKQRMRERAEGSLAPDLGPRQTAFHRSQEESRLLRAVLQDSINLLEQLRNSLVVLQQNFQGSNKTATQL, encoded by the exons ATGACCCATGTAACGAAGTCAACAACAGCTGGTGATACAACTGTGGACAGCAGCCCAGCCGGAGTGATCTCAGAGGACCTTCATGAG GGATTGAGTATTTTAATTCCACAATCATCCCCCACCAGCTACAAACAGAGGAGTGAGGAGTTCAAGAAGACTTTTAAAGAGGTCTCTGAGTCAGAAAGACTCATCGTAg AATACACCTGTGCTCTGCAAAAAGAAATATTACTTCAAGGACGTTTATTTCTCacagagaactggatctgtttCCACAGTAATGTATTTTGGGGAACTAAG ATTACGGTGAATATGAAAGATATTACGTCTATGTCGAGGGAGAAGACAGCTCGACTGATACCAAACGCCATTCAGATCGTTCAGTCCAATGCAGAAAAG CTCTTCTTTACATCTTTTGCTGCAAGGGAGAAAAGTTACCAGAGCATTTTTCGTCTATGGCAAAATTTTCTATTAGAGAAG CAATTGACCAGTCAAGAGCTGTGGCAGATGGTCAAACAGCATTATGGCAATGACTTGGGGTTGAGCCAGGAAGAGATGGAAAGTATGCAGATGATGGTAGACACAGTTGCACATAACCAGCCCAG CTTGAACATGAAAGCAGACGACCACGCAGTAAAACTGGAGAGACCTTCCTCTCTGCGACTTCCTCAGATCGAGCAGACGTCACTTGAGACCTCGACACCGCAGGGAGATGACACACAGTCGTCCCTCGGACTGCAGAGCATGCTGTCTCCGAACAGG GATGATGTGCGGAGCACGCCGTCTCAGCCACGGAGTCCTAATCTGTCCCTGGACCGCTTCAGCAATGAACGAGCGTCCAAGCACTCTTCTCTGTCCTTGGATCTGAATGCCAATGAGGGCCGACTCTCAGATAATAGTCTGTCTGATAGCATGGAGGAAG CAGAGCGAGATTATCTGTCTCAGGCATCTCAGGGAAGGCTGTACATGAACAGGGTTTTTCGTTTCAGCGCTGAGAAAATGTTTGAGCTGCTTTTCACCGATTCATATTTTGCCCGGCGTTTTATGACTGACAGGAAGATCACTG GTGCAACCTCTACGTCTTGGCAAAGGGACGCCTCTGGCTCTATGAAGAGAAGTTTAAATTACACCATCACTATCAACAACCCGTTAGTGGGGAAGTTTTCCACTGCAACAGAAAACCAG ACTTTATATAAGGAATCGAGGGAGGGTCAGTACTACTTGGTGGATTCAGAAGTCTACACTCATGACGTCCCATATCACGACTACTTCTACACTCTGAATCGCTACTGCATCATACGCAACTCGAAGCACAAGTGTAGACTTCG GATTTACACTGATGTAAAGTACAAGAAGCAGCCATGGGGATTTGTGAAGTCTTTTATCACCAAAAATTCTTGGAGTGGACTGGAGGACTACTTTAGGCACCTTG aGGCGGAACTTCTTGAGGAGGAGGCAGAATTGACTCAAGGGTCCGGAGACGTAGGGAAAGGCGGCTTGCGGAGGAGGCGGAGGACCTACAGTCGCACCTTGCAGGAGCACAAGAGACCCAGCAGGCAGTACAGTGTAGATCCcgagcagcaaagagaaagctCCATTG GTGCAGcagacacacagaacaaacaaaagtgGAACATTACATCCATTATAGTCGGAATGAGCTTAAT aCTGTTGATTCTGACCATACTGAATCTGGGACTGTTCTTCAAGCTGTGGGCCATGGAGGACGTGGCACACCGTATGTATCTAAGCACAAAGCAGCGCATGAGGGAAAGAGCCGAGGGCAG TCTGGCACCTGACCTGGGCCCTCGACAGACAGCATTCCACAGGAGTCAGGAGGAGTCCCGCCTACTGAGGGCTGTGCTACAGGACTCCATCAATTTGCTAGAGCAg TTACGCAACTCTCTCGTGGTGCTTCAACAGAACTTCCAGGGGTCCAATAAGACCGCCACTCAGCTATGA
- the gramd1c gene encoding protein Aster-C isoform X2, giving the protein MTHVTKSTTAGDTTVDSSPAGVISEDLHEGLSILIPQSSPTSYKQRSEEFKKTFKEVSESERLIVEYTCALQKEILLQGRLFLTENWICFHSNVFWGTKITVNMKDITSMSREKTARLIPNAIQIVQSNAEKLFFTSFAAREKSYQSIFRLWQNFLLEKQLTSQELWQMVKQHYGNDLGLSQEEMESMQMMVDTVAHNQPSLNMKADDHAVKLERPSSLRLPQIEQTSLETSTPQGDDTQSSLGLQSMLSPNRDDVRSTPSQPRSPNLSLDRFSNERASKHSSLSLDLNANEGRLSDNSLSDSMEEERDYLSQASQGRLYMNRVFRFSAEKMFELLFTDSYFARRFMTDRKITGATSTSWQRDASGSMKRSLNYTITINNPLVGKFSTATENQTLYKESREGQYYLVDSEVYTHDVPYHDYFYTLNRYCIIRNSKHKCRLRIYTDVKYKKQPWGFVKSFITKNSWSGLEDYFRHLEAELLEEEAELTQGSGDVGKGGLRRRRRTYSRTLQEHKRPSRQYSVDPEQQRESSIGAADTQNKQKWNITSIIVGMSLILLILTILNLGLFFKLWAMEDVAHRMYLSTKQRMRERAEGSLAPDLGPRQTAFHRSQEESRLLRAVLQDSINLLEQLRNSLVVLQQNFQGSNKTATQL; this is encoded by the exons ATGACCCATGTAACGAAGTCAACAACAGCTGGTGATACAACTGTGGACAGCAGCCCAGCCGGAGTGATCTCAGAGGACCTTCATGAG GGATTGAGTATTTTAATTCCACAATCATCCCCCACCAGCTACAAACAGAGGAGTGAGGAGTTCAAGAAGACTTTTAAAGAGGTCTCTGAGTCAGAAAGACTCATCGTAg AATACACCTGTGCTCTGCAAAAAGAAATATTACTTCAAGGACGTTTATTTCTCacagagaactggatctgtttCCACAGTAATGTATTTTGGGGAACTAAG ATTACGGTGAATATGAAAGATATTACGTCTATGTCGAGGGAGAAGACAGCTCGACTGATACCAAACGCCATTCAGATCGTTCAGTCCAATGCAGAAAAG CTCTTCTTTACATCTTTTGCTGCAAGGGAGAAAAGTTACCAGAGCATTTTTCGTCTATGGCAAAATTTTCTATTAGAGAAG CAATTGACCAGTCAAGAGCTGTGGCAGATGGTCAAACAGCATTATGGCAATGACTTGGGGTTGAGCCAGGAAGAGATGGAAAGTATGCAGATGATGGTAGACACAGTTGCACATAACCAGCCCAG CTTGAACATGAAAGCAGACGACCACGCAGTAAAACTGGAGAGACCTTCCTCTCTGCGACTTCCTCAGATCGAGCAGACGTCACTTGAGACCTCGACACCGCAGGGAGATGACACACAGTCGTCCCTCGGACTGCAGAGCATGCTGTCTCCGAACAGG GATGATGTGCGGAGCACGCCGTCTCAGCCACGGAGTCCTAATCTGTCCCTGGACCGCTTCAGCAATGAACGAGCGTCCAAGCACTCTTCTCTGTCCTTGGATCTGAATGCCAATGAGGGCCGACTCTCAGATAATAGTCTGTCTGATAGCATGGAGGAAG AGCGAGATTATCTGTCTCAGGCATCTCAGGGAAGGCTGTACATGAACAGGGTTTTTCGTTTCAGCGCTGAGAAAATGTTTGAGCTGCTTTTCACCGATTCATATTTTGCCCGGCGTTTTATGACTGACAGGAAGATCACTG GTGCAACCTCTACGTCTTGGCAAAGGGACGCCTCTGGCTCTATGAAGAGAAGTTTAAATTACACCATCACTATCAACAACCCGTTAGTGGGGAAGTTTTCCACTGCAACAGAAAACCAG ACTTTATATAAGGAATCGAGGGAGGGTCAGTACTACTTGGTGGATTCAGAAGTCTACACTCATGACGTCCCATATCACGACTACTTCTACACTCTGAATCGCTACTGCATCATACGCAACTCGAAGCACAAGTGTAGACTTCG GATTTACACTGATGTAAAGTACAAGAAGCAGCCATGGGGATTTGTGAAGTCTTTTATCACCAAAAATTCTTGGAGTGGACTGGAGGACTACTTTAGGCACCTTG aGGCGGAACTTCTTGAGGAGGAGGCAGAATTGACTCAAGGGTCCGGAGACGTAGGGAAAGGCGGCTTGCGGAGGAGGCGGAGGACCTACAGTCGCACCTTGCAGGAGCACAAGAGACCCAGCAGGCAGTACAGTGTAGATCCcgagcagcaaagagaaagctCCATTG GTGCAGcagacacacagaacaaacaaaagtgGAACATTACATCCATTATAGTCGGAATGAGCTTAAT aCTGTTGATTCTGACCATACTGAATCTGGGACTGTTCTTCAAGCTGTGGGCCATGGAGGACGTGGCACACCGTATGTATCTAAGCACAAAGCAGCGCATGAGGGAAAGAGCCGAGGGCAG TCTGGCACCTGACCTGGGCCCTCGACAGACAGCATTCCACAGGAGTCAGGAGGAGTCCCGCCTACTGAGGGCTGTGCTACAGGACTCCATCAATTTGCTAGAGCAg TTACGCAACTCTCTCGTGGTGCTTCAACAGAACTTCCAGGGGTCCAATAAGACCGCCACTCAGCTATGA
- the zdhhc23b gene encoding palmitoyltransferase ZDHHC23-B isoform X2, translating into MKKRANKASELDDPLCCCEYVDRHGGQSHMAACCCDCEDLDEACDRWMKRESQKPDSISRAAATVTDRLRVPWISGAKKVDLSLIPPLILLPILLHIAALHYLLGIVVLTTLPGMVLWYYYFTHRKKGRTLFFLSLALFSLFYMYYLFLTEVVPRGDVTNVQLGIITLGMVLTLTALVHTKRGPGYVKPSPADTHSTVTYYSLPPDVDPAYDDGSQHQVVITNRTGPAEQAVESRAVAGDELVKDRSRSNWCPFCKLVRPPRAGHCRICCACVLRLDHHCVCSALCFTCAWYSSIVTGGLFHLLMLQLINVSTNVTEREARVALRDKTGRSLIWGLIIDTGVYSHGFRANWIEFLTMGETVEPKALKPTDLV; encoded by the exons ATGAAGAAGCGAGCCAATAAGGCCTCGGAGCTGGACGATCCTTTGTGCTGCTGTGAGTATGTGGACCGACATGGTGGGCAGAGTCACATGGCAGCGTGCTGCTGTGACTGTGAGGATCTGGACGAGGCTTGTGACAG GTGGATGAAGAGAGAATCCCAAAAGCCGGATTCGATATCTCGAGCGGCAGCCACGGTGACAGATCGTCTGCGAGTGCCCTGGATTTCAGGAGCTAAAAAAGTCGACCTATCCCTGATCCCACCTCTTATCCTACTTCCTATCCTCTTGCACATTGCTGCTCTTCATTACCTACTGGGTATCGTGGTCCTGACGACGCTACCCGGCATGGTGCTGTGGTATTACTACTTCACCCACCGCAAGAAAGGACGCACGCTGTTCTTCCTCAGCTTGGCATTGTTCTCCCTCTTCTATATGTACTACCTCTTCCTCACCGAGGTTGTGCCAAGAGGCGACGTCACCAACGTACAGCTGGGGATCATCACTCTAGGCATGGTCCTTACACTCACAGCCCTCGTGCACACCAAGAGAGGCCCGGGCTACGTCAAGCCCAGTCCTGCTGACACGCACAGCACAGTGACGTATTACAGCCTTCCCCCGGACGTAGACCCAGCCTACGATGACGGCTCACAACATCAGGTGGTGATCACCAATCGGACCGGTCCTGCCGAGCAAGCCGTTGAGTCCAGAGCTGTGGCAGGCGACGAGTTAGTGAAAGACCGCAGCAGGAGTAACTGGTGTCCATTCTGCAAGCTGGTGCGACCTCCGAGAGCCGGACACTGCAGGATCTGCTGCGCTTGTGTCCTACGCCTGGACCATCACTGTGTCTG CTCGGCCTTGTGCTTCACCTGTGCTTGGTACAGCAGCATCGTCACCGGAGGACTGTTTCACCTGCTGATGCTGCAGCTGATCAACGTCAGCACCAACGTGACAGAGCGCGAGGCTCGGGTTGCTCTGAGGGACAAAACGGGACGCAGTCTCATATGGGGCCTCATCATCGACACCGGTGTGTATTCGCACGGCTTCCGCGCCAACTGGATCGAATTCCTCACCATGGGTGAAACGGTGGAGCCTAAAGCCCTGAAACCTACAGATCTGGTGTAG
- the zdhhc23b gene encoding palmitoyltransferase ZDHHC23-B isoform X1 — MKKRANKASELDDPLCCCEYVDRHGGQSHMAACCCDCEDLDEACDRWMKRESQKPDSISRAAATVTDRLRVPWISGAKKVDLSLIPPLILLPILLHIAALHYLLGIVVLTTLPGMVLWYYYFTHRKKGRTLFFLSLALFSLFYMYYLFLTEVVPRGDVTNVQLGIITLGMVLTLTALVHTKRGPGYVKPSPADTHSTVTYYSLPPDVDPAYDDGSQHQVVITNRTGPAEQAVESRAVAGDELVKDRSRSNWCPFCKLVRPPRAGHCRICCACVLRLDHHCVWINSCVGQANHRSFLLTLFFFLLTSLYGISLVLRSVCPTQSLLTALFYCPDVYSQSSSALCFTCAWYSSIVTGGLFHLLMLQLINVSTNVTEREARVALRDKTGRSLIWGLIIDTGVYSHGFRANWIEFLTMGETVEPKALKPTDLV; from the exons ATGAAGAAGCGAGCCAATAAGGCCTCGGAGCTGGACGATCCTTTGTGCTGCTGTGAGTATGTGGACCGACATGGTGGGCAGAGTCACATGGCAGCGTGCTGCTGTGACTGTGAGGATCTGGACGAGGCTTGTGACAG GTGGATGAAGAGAGAATCCCAAAAGCCGGATTCGATATCTCGAGCGGCAGCCACGGTGACAGATCGTCTGCGAGTGCCCTGGATTTCAGGAGCTAAAAAAGTCGACCTATCCCTGATCCCACCTCTTATCCTACTTCCTATCCTCTTGCACATTGCTGCTCTTCATTACCTACTGGGTATCGTGGTCCTGACGACGCTACCCGGCATGGTGCTGTGGTATTACTACTTCACCCACCGCAAGAAAGGACGCACGCTGTTCTTCCTCAGCTTGGCATTGTTCTCCCTCTTCTATATGTACTACCTCTTCCTCACCGAGGTTGTGCCAAGAGGCGACGTCACCAACGTACAGCTGGGGATCATCACTCTAGGCATGGTCCTTACACTCACAGCCCTCGTGCACACCAAGAGAGGCCCGGGCTACGTCAAGCCCAGTCCTGCTGACACGCACAGCACAGTGACGTATTACAGCCTTCCCCCGGACGTAGACCCAGCCTACGATGACGGCTCACAACATCAGGTGGTGATCACCAATCGGACCGGTCCTGCCGAGCAAGCCGTTGAGTCCAGAGCTGTGGCAGGCGACGAGTTAGTGAAAGACCGCAGCAGGAGTAACTGGTGTCCATTCTGCAAGCTGGTGCGACCTCCGAGAGCCGGACACTGCAGGATCTGCTGCGCTTGTGTCCTACGCCTGGACCATCACTGTGTCTG GATTAACAGCTGTGTAGGTCAGGCCAACCATCGCAGCTTCCTACTGAcgctcttcttcttcctgttgaCCTCACTGTATGGGATCAGCTTGGTGCTGCGCAGTGTGTGTCCCACCCAGAGCCTCCTGACCGCCTTGTTCTACTGCCCCGATGTCTACAGTCAGTCCAG CTCGGCCTTGTGCTTCACCTGTGCTTGGTACAGCAGCATCGTCACCGGAGGACTGTTTCACCTGCTGATGCTGCAGCTGATCAACGTCAGCACCAACGTGACAGAGCGCGAGGCTCGGGTTGCTCTGAGGGACAAAACGGGACGCAGTCTCATATGGGGCCTCATCATCGACACCGGTGTGTATTCGCACGGCTTCCGCGCCAACTGGATCGAATTCCTCACCATGGGTGAAACGGTGGAGCCTAAAGCCCTGAAACCTACAGATCTGGTGTAG
- the ccdc191 gene encoding coiled-coil domain-containing protein 191, giving the protein KKAQSSHRSEMFPWKRFSKPGTQTSSKMRPTDGNIRTWMKKVEMASEFAVSEVFSSQKPHAGKPRRAAALESMDQLQDHDDAYSEAQIILDDWMKKKLRQELEMDEEEEEQKSEEEPERLNYRNFHDIYSQLEPQDESFEVHHFLQDLMETDLMDCETVQSLCQDTDKEKKRGLDPTVAMEMRHKQVKERRSQREAARKQQHREQEARREALEKAKQLESKEQRRREQEARRQEELLQQEVVRLRREMQEKRSMQQKARKREKETKEKKITVKNAITPEPDVVTQRQLCHREQVVEAKAHILNLQCMQKHFYIWYSVVLEKRVQVVKAAAFCDWRRQLRAWRVWRVLLWVRRRDRETERMEEELRLENRRCQLAEQSNRRRLLRRCLNDWRLWCRTEKDRKKLFSQREETRRKMEALIDAAASGKLTKRNCTEPPITVQPENVNQSETTAQLAQAPVQRATSAPTLPTLTDRTTAPPIQAWQMTRHHTVLSLAEVQEGRRLKGATRCQSAEMPGGRFEHRHAAQQKTIAEQNRLLKEQQDIISELQERQKLLELKQEAEKVEQLTVQLKPSASQSVIKTSPRSKGASDESGTGRPAPKEYDSRLASRHPAVRAMEQRAQQRAERRREVVEMMKRRKEEKLAQIKADEEERLRKEEEEKREAVERRKEEKRLKKEREIEKQMRKALEQKLFQQARDHYKRSLMLHRGMTPWRRLVEQSHANAQKAEEHHAQVLQRRCLLFWLHTTSEALAEKRRRADQLYEGILVCRALYGWKMFMYIQSELEVRAEHFYTIRTQRKAFKVLMDHAIQQRLDAWDRETKADEHSARRVLRRCFSAWRRLPEMLQEERRREERRDRLRHKVSEILPDFRASPLDAMWSLGSHN; this is encoded by the exons AAGAAGGCCCAGTCATCACACAGGTCGGAGATGTTTCCCTGGAAAAGATTTTCAAAACCTGGAACCCAAACAAGCTCCAAG ATGCGTCCGACTGATGGTAATATACGCACGTGGATGAAG AAAGTCGAGATGGCTTCGGAGTTCGCTGTATCTGAGGTGTTTTCATCTCAGAAACCTCATGCTGGTAAACCAAGGCGTGCTGCAGCCCTGGAAAGCATGGACCAgctccaggaccatgatgatGCATACAGCGAGG CTCAGATTATTCTTGATGATTGGATGAAGAAAAAGCTGCGCCAAGAGCTTGAAatggatgaggaagaggaagagcagaAGAGTGAAGAGGAACCTGAAAGGCTAAACTACAGAAACTTTCAcg ataTATATTCCCAGCTTGAGCCTCAAGATGAGAGCTTTGAGGTGCACCACTTCCTCCAGGACTTGATGGAAACAGACCTGATGGACTGTGAGACGGTACAGAGCCTCTGTCAGGACACGgacaaggaaaagaaaagaggccTTGACCCGACAGTCGCCATGGAGATGCGCCACAAGCAGGTAAAGGAGCGGCGTTCGCAGAGGGAAGCAGCACGGAAACAGCAGCACAGGGAGCAGGAGGCTCGGAGGGAGGCGCTGGAGAAGGCTAAGCAGCTAGAGAGCAAGGAGCAGAGGAGGAGGGAACAGGAAGCTCGGAGACAGGAGGAACTTTTGCAGCAGGAAGTGGTGCGTCTGCGCAGAGAGATGCAGGAGAAGAGGAGCATGCAGCAGAAGGCACGAAAGAG agaaaaagagacaaaagagaaaaagatcaCCGTCAAGAACGCCATAACACCAGAACCTGACGTTGTCACTCAGAGACAGCTGTGCCACAGAGAGCAAGTAGTAGAGGCCAAAGCCCACATTCTCAACCTGCAG tgtaTGCAGAAGCACTTCTACATCTGGTACTCAGTGGTGTTGGAGAAAAGGGTGCAGGTTGTTAAAGCAGCAGCATTTTGTGATTGGAGGAGGCAGCTGAGGGCGTGGCGGGTGTGGAGGGTGCTGTTGTGGGTGAggagaagagacagagaaactgaGAGGATGGAGGAGGAACTGAGGCTGGAgaacag ACGCTGTCAGCTAGCAGAGCAGAGCAATCGAAGGCGGCTCCTGAGGCGCTGCCTGAACGATTGGAGATTGTGGTGCCGAACAGAGAAAGATCGAAAGAAGCTATTTAGCCAGCGGGAGGAAACCAGGCGGAAAATGGAGGCCCTGATCGATGCAGCTGCTTCAGGGAAACTAACAAAACGCAACTGCACTGAACCACCAATAACAGTCCAGCCAGAGAACGTGAACCAATCAGAAACCACCGCTCAGCTG GCACAGGCACCGGTACAAAGAGCCACCTCAGCTCCAACTCTACCCACACTGACTGACAGGACGACAGCCCCGCCCATTCAGGCCTGGCAAATGACTCGTCATCACACTGTACTCTCTTTAGCTGAGGTTCAGGAGGGACGGAGATTGAAGGGTGCCACCCGCTGTCAGAGTGCCGAGATGCCCGGCGGACGGTTTGAGCATCGGCACGCGGCTCAGCAGAAAACCATCGCAGAGCAGAATCGCCTTCTTAAAGAACAGCAGGACATTATCTCTGAGCTtcaagagagacagaaacttcTGGAACTCAAACAGGAAGCAGAAAAGGTTGAACAGCTCACCGTCCAGCTCAAACCCTCAGCATCTCAGAGTGTTATCAAGACCAG CCCCAGATCAAAAGGAGCCTCGGATGAAAGCGGCACCGGTCGTCCGGCCCCCAAAGAATACGACAGTCGTCTGGCCAGCCGTCATCCTGCAGTACGAG CCATGGAACAGCGAGCTCAGCAGCGTGCGGAGCGCAGGAGGGAGGTGGTGGAGATGATGAAAAGGCGGAAGGAGGAGAAGCTG GCGCAGATTAAGGCGGATGAGGAGGAGAGACTGaggaaggaagaggaggagaagcgtGAAGCGGTagaaaggaggaaggaggagaaAAGACTGaagaaggag agggagATTGAGAAGCAGATGAGAAAAGCGCTGGAGCAAAAGTTGTTCCAGCAGGCAAGAGATCACTACAAACGTTCCCTGATGCTACACAGAGGAATGACACCGTGGAGGCGACTGGTAGAGCAGAGCCATGCCAATGCAcag AAAGCAGAGGAGCATCACGCACAGGTTCTACAGAGACGCTGCCTTCTGTTTTGGCTCCATACAACAAGCGAGGCCCTGGCGGAGAAAAGAAGACGTGCAGATCAACTGTACGAGGGCATTCTGGTCTGCCGAGCTCTATACGGCTGGAAAATG tttatgtatatacagtCTGAACTAGAGGTACGAGCTGAGCATTTCTACACGATTCGGACTCAGAGGAAAGCGTTTAAGGTTCTGATGGATCACGCAATCCAACAGAGACTGGATGCCtgggacagagagacaaaggcTGATGAGCACAGTGCCAG GCGAGTGTTGAGGAGATGCTTCTCTGCTTGGCGGCGTCTCCCGGAGATGCTGCAGGAGGAAAGACGACGAGAGGAGCGGAGAGATCGACTCCGACACAAAGTGTCTGAGATCCTCCCGGACTTCCGAGCCTCACCGCTGGACGCCATGTGGAGCCTGGGGTCACACAACTAA